The Thomasclavelia ramosa DSM 1402 genome includes a region encoding these proteins:
- a CDS encoding glycoside hydrolase family 1 protein, protein MKKTVKLPENFFLGAAASAWQTEGWSEKKESQDSYIDLWYKENKNVWHNGYGPAVATDYYHRYKEDIAYMKEIGMNCYRTSLNWSRFLTDYENIVVDEEYANYYDKMLDELIAQGIEPMVCLEHYEIPAELFKKYDGFASKRVVELFVKYAQEAFKRYSHKVKYWFAFNEPVVVQTRIHLDALRYPFYQDSKAWMQWNYNKALATNMIMKVYKEGGYRIAGGKFGTIINVETAYPRGNSPRDLEAADKYDLFYNRIFLDPAILGHYEEGFFDLLKKHDILMEYTQEELEIIQNNTLDWVGINLYHPNRVKGRTTIVHPEAPFHPDFYYEEFNMPGKKMNPHRGWEIYPQIMYDMAMRMKNDYHNFEWFVAESGMGVENEKQYKNESGMIQDDYRIEFISMHLDWLLRGVTEGSNCKGYMLWAFTDNVSPMNAFKNRYGLVEIDLEDNRNRRLKKSAYFYKEIIEKRSFEIETDEEVYK, encoded by the coding sequence ATGAAAAAAACAGTAAAATTACCAGAGAATTTTTTCTTAGGTGCAGCTGCAAGTGCTTGGCAGACAGAAGGCTGGAGTGAGAAAAAGGAGTCTCAGGATTCTTATATAGATTTATGGTATAAGGAAAATAAAAATGTTTGGCATAATGGTTATGGTCCTGCGGTAGCGACTGACTATTATCATCGCTATAAGGAAGATATTGCTTATATGAAAGAGATTGGCATGAATTGTTATAGGACATCGTTAAACTGGTCACGATTTTTAACGGATTATGAAAATATTGTAGTTGACGAAGAATATGCGAATTACTATGATAAAATGCTGGATGAATTGATTGCTCAAGGAATTGAACCGATGGTATGTTTGGAACATTATGAAATACCTGCTGAATTATTTAAAAAATATGATGGATTTGCAAGTAAACGTGTGGTGGAATTATTTGTGAAATATGCTCAAGAAGCATTTAAGCGCTATAGTCATAAAGTAAAATATTGGTTTGCTTTTAATGAACCGGTCGTAGTTCAAACTAGAATCCATCTTGATGCACTAAGATATCCTTTTTATCAAGATAGTAAAGCTTGGATGCAATGGAATTATAATAAAGCTTTAGCGACAAATATGATTATGAAAGTTTATAAAGAGGGTGGATATCGGATTGCCGGTGGGAAGTTTGGTACTATTATTAATGTGGAGACAGCTTATCCAAGAGGGAATTCTCCTCGCGATTTAGAGGCGGCTGATAAATATGACTTATTTTATAATCGTATTTTTTTAGATCCAGCAATCTTAGGTCACTATGAAGAGGGTTTCTTTGATTTATTGAAGAAGCATGATATTTTAATGGAATATACCCAAGAAGAACTTGAGATTATTCAAAATAATACTTTGGATTGGGTGGGAATTAATTTATATCATCCAAATCGAGTAAAAGGAAGAACAACGATAGTTCATCCAGAAGCACCATTTCATCCAGATTTTTATTATGAAGAATTTAATATGCCAGGAAAGAAAATGAATCCTCATCGAGGCTGGGAAATCTATCCACAAATCATGTATGATATGGCCATGAGAATGAAGAATGATTATCATAATTTCGAATGGTTTGTTGCCGAAAGTGGTATGGGGGTAGAGAATGAAAAGCAATACAAAAATGAATCTGGTATGATTCAAGATGATTATCGTATTGAATTTATCTCTATGCATTTGGATTGGCTGCTTAGAGGAGTTACAGAAGGCTCTAACTGTAAAGGATATATGCTATGGGCATTTACTGATAATGTTTCGCCAATGAATGCTTTTAAAAATAGATATGGCTTAGTTGAAATTGATTTAGAAGACAACCGAAATAGGCGTTTAAAGAAATCAGCTTATTTCTATAAAGAAATTATAGAAAAACGTAGTTTTGAAATAGAAACAGATGAAGAGGTTTATAAATAG
- the uxuA gene encoding mannonate dehydratase, with protein MKMTFRWYGTDDPVSLEYIKQIPNITGIVSAVYDIPVGEVWPIEKIEKLKAEVNLVGLELEVIESVPVHEDIKLKRNDYQRYIDNYKQTIRNLAKCGIKCICYNFMPVFDWTRSSVDHQLNDGSKALVYYKNEVAQLDPTKLSLPGWDTSYSVMEVSELITAYKELGEEGLWENLKYFIKEILPVAVECDVNMAIHPDDPPWSIFEIPRIITNEKNLDRFLSLYDDSHHGLTLCSGSLGCASFNDIPLLIRKYGKMRRIHFAHIRNVKILDDGSFEESAHYSRCGSLDMVEIMRAYIEVGFEGYIRPDHGRMIWGETGKPGYGLYDRGLGAMYLGGIIDALKDDGDL; from the coding sequence ATGAAAATGACATTTCGCTGGTATGGAACGGATGATCCTGTAAGTTTAGAATATATTAAACAAATTCCTAATATCACAGGAATTGTGAGTGCAGTATATGATATACCGGTCGGAGAAGTATGGCCGATTGAAAAGATTGAAAAGCTAAAAGCCGAAGTAAATTTAGTTGGCTTAGAGCTGGAAGTTATTGAAAGTGTTCCGGTGCATGAGGATATTAAATTAAAGAGAAATGATTATCAAAGGTATATAGATAATTATAAACAAACAATTAGAAATCTTGCTAAATGCGGAATTAAATGCATTTGTTATAATTTTATGCCTGTTTTTGATTGGACTAGATCTTCTGTTGATCATCAATTAAATGATGGTTCGAAAGCATTAGTCTATTACAAAAATGAAGTTGCTCAATTAGACCCAACGAAACTATCTTTACCGGGTTGGGATACTTCTTATTCAGTAATGGAAGTGAGTGAATTAATTACAGCATACAAAGAGTTGGGTGAGGAAGGATTATGGGAAAATCTTAAATATTTTATAAAAGAGATCTTACCAGTTGCTGTTGAGTGTGATGTTAACATGGCCATTCATCCCGATGATCCGCCTTGGTCTATTTTTGAGATTCCACGTATTATTACAAATGAAAAAAATTTAGATAGATTTTTATCGTTATATGATGATAGCCATCATGGCTTAACGTTGTGCAGTGGATCATTAGGGTGTGCTTCTTTTAATGATATTCCGTTGTTAATTAGAAAATATGGAAAAATGAGAAGAATTCATTTTGCACATATTAGAAATGTAAAAATATTAGATGATGGTTCTTTTGAAGAAAGTGCCCACTATTCAAGATGTGGGTCTTTAGATATGGTGGAAATTATGCGTGCATATATTGAAGTAGGTTTTGAAGGATATATAAGACCGGATCATGGTCGAATGATATGGGGAGAAACTGGTAAACCGGGATATGGTTTATACGATAGAGGTTTGGGGGCTATGTATCTTGGGGGGATTATTGATGCTTTGAAAGATGACGGCGACTTATAA
- a CDS encoding IclR family transcriptional regulator, with product MKLNRTLLRAIEILELLSRSKEGYTLTELSLIFDYPKSSVFDIIKTLVYKNMVVEDNQTGITKYKIGLASFLIGSSYLNNIDIVNIAKSNLIDFANKMNATTFMAVLDENMVTYIYKYESENSIITTANVGTRKSLHCAALGKAMLAYKSEEEINKIIDKIDFISYTYFTIKTKEKLIEELAEVRQRGYAKDDRENTLQQIAVAAPLFDHEGHVVAAISCVGFYESSIDLDDLGLLIKDVGKQISYKLGYNPQ from the coding sequence ATGAAGCTAAATCGTACATTATTAAGAGCAATAGAAATATTAGAATTACTTTCAAGAAGTAAAGAAGGGTATACTTTAACGGAGCTATCATTAATATTTGATTATCCAAAGTCAAGTGTTTTTGATATCATCAAAACATTAGTATATAAAAATATGGTTGTTGAAGATAATCAAACCGGTATTACAAAATATAAGATTGGGTTAGCATCGTTTCTTATTGGAAGTAGTTATTTAAATAATATAGATATTGTAAATATAGCTAAAAGTAATTTAATTGATTTCGCAAACAAGATGAATGCAACAACTTTTATGGCTGTTTTAGATGAGAATATGGTGACTTATATTTATAAATATGAGTCAGAAAACAGTATTATTACAACAGCTAATGTTGGTACAAGAAAATCACTTCATTGTGCAGCATTAGGAAAAGCTATGTTAGCTTATAAAAGCGAAGAGGAAATTAATAAAATCATTGATAAGATTGATTTTATTTCATATACGTATTTTACAATCAAAACTAAAGAGAAACTTATTGAAGAATTAGCAGAGGTAAGGCAACGGGGCTATGCAAAAGATGATCGAGAAAACACTCTGCAACAAATAGCTGTGGCTGCACCACTTTTTGATCATGAAGGACATGTTGTTGCTGCCATCAGTTGTGTTGGTTTTTATGAAAGTAGTATCGATTTAGATGATTTAGGATTACTTATTAAAGATGTGGGTAAACAGATTTCCTATAAATTAGGCTATAATCCTCAGTAA
- a CDS encoding IclR family transcriptional regulator, with translation MKLNRTALRTIKILEYIANQKDGCTLLEITEALDIPKSSAFDIVKTLLYKKMIVEDQNHGKLKYKMGINAFIIGSGNIERLDLVEAAKNQLIETANHFNATAFLAILDNKMVTYLYKYEAPHRIVTNANIGTRKPIYSTALGKCLLAFQRKPEVIKDILKEIDFKPLTEYTITSPQKYLKELKRVKNIGYAVDFQEDSIYQICIAAPIFNHNKNVVAAISCTFLYDTNLRIKEIGEEMKRIALTISKKLGYIDDTGRRNIHGK, from the coding sequence ATGAAACTTAATCGTACAGCCTTAAGAACAATTAAAATTCTTGAATATATAGCTAATCAAAAAGATGGATGTACTTTGTTAGAAATAACAGAAGCTTTAGATATACCTAAATCAAGTGCTTTTGATATTGTTAAGACATTACTGTATAAAAAAATGATTGTCGAGGATCAAAATCATGGGAAATTAAAATATAAAATGGGAATAAATGCTTTTATTATTGGAAGCGGGAATATTGAGCGCTTAGATCTTGTAGAAGCAGCCAAAAATCAATTGATAGAAACTGCTAATCATTTTAATGCAACGGCATTTCTTGCTATCTTAGATAACAAAATGGTTACATATTTATATAAGTATGAAGCGCCACATCGTATAGTCACTAATGCTAATATTGGTACGAGAAAACCAATCTATAGTACGGCACTAGGAAAATGTTTGTTAGCTTTTCAAAGAAAACCAGAAGTTATTAAAGATATTTTAAAAGAAATTGATTTTAAACCGTTAACAGAATATACGATTACTAGCCCTCAAAAGTATCTTAAAGAATTAAAAAGGGTTAAAAATATAGGATATGCGGTTGATTTTCAGGAAGATTCTATTTATCAAATTTGTATAGCAGCACCTATTTTTAATCACAATAAAAATGTCGTTGCTGCAATAAGCTGCACTTTTTTATATGATACTAATTTAAGAATTAAAGAGATTGGTGAAGAAATGAAAAGGATAGCACTGACTATTTCTAAAAAGTTAGGTTATATAGATGATACAGGCAGGAGGAATATTCATGGCAAGTAA
- a CDS encoding PTS sugar transporter subunit IIC → MKISDSLTEKLLVVASKISNQKHMYAIKTAFTTLMPVIITGAFCTLIVNVVCSTETTGISLAKVQGFSWLEMFTDLFNAANYATLNFFTIAAVVLIGLELGVKNGIKGFMTGIVAVCSFVACLSTNIVATVGEESITVAGIAKDYTASKGLFLGMIIALLSVELFTKLCKSKYLKINMPDSVPSNVTSSFNNLFPFALTIIIFAAINYTVVQLAGLSLYDIIYTFIQKPLQAVVQGLPGVLLLMLVAQIFWCVGIHGNQIIKPVRDPLLNAAILANTDIVANPNYNPADLNIISMSFWDTYGNIGGSGCVVGLLIACLVFSKREDYKQVAKLSIAPNIFNISETLHFGLPIMLNPLLMIPFIITPLATMAFGYFMTIIGFSDILVYAFPWTTPPFINAWIASGGSIGTVITQALCIVISIAIYTPFVIIANKQKDIVSQ, encoded by the coding sequence ATGAAAATTTCAGATTCGTTAACTGAAAAATTATTAGTTGTAGCAAGCAAGATTAGTAATCAAAAACATATGTATGCAATTAAAACAGCTTTTACAACACTGATGCCGGTAATTATTACTGGAGCTTTTTGTACGTTGATTGTTAATGTAGTTTGTTCGACGGAAACAACAGGGATTAGTTTAGCAAAGGTGCAAGGGTTTTCTTGGTTGGAAATGTTCACTGATCTATTTAATGCAGCAAATTATGCTACTTTAAATTTCTTTACAATTGCAGCTGTCGTTTTAATTGGATTAGAGCTGGGAGTTAAAAATGGAATAAAAGGGTTTATGACGGGAATAGTAGCGGTTTGTAGTTTTGTTGCATGCTTAAGTACAAATATTGTAGCTACAGTAGGAGAAGAGTCAATTACGGTTGCTGGAATTGCCAAAGATTATACGGCTTCTAAAGGATTGTTTTTGGGAATGATTATTGCACTGCTTTCGGTAGAACTATTTACAAAATTATGTAAAAGTAAATATTTGAAGATTAATATGCCAGATTCAGTACCTTCAAATGTAACAAGCAGTTTTAATAACTTATTTCCATTTGCATTGACAATTATTATTTTTGCAGCGATTAACTATACAGTGGTTCAATTAGCGGGACTAAGTTTATATGATATCATCTATACTTTTATTCAAAAACCATTGCAGGCAGTAGTACAAGGGTTACCAGGAGTCTTATTGTTAATGTTAGTAGCACAAATTTTCTGGTGTGTAGGTATTCATGGTAATCAAATTATTAAACCAGTAAGGGACCCGTTATTGAATGCAGCAATTTTAGCTAATACGGATATTGTTGCAAATCCGAACTATAATCCGGCTGATCTTAATATTATTTCTATGTCGTTTTGGGATACTTATGGTAATATTGGTGGTTCAGGTTGTGTTGTTGGTTTGTTGATTGCATGTTTAGTCTTCTCAAAACGTGAAGATTATAAACAAGTAGCTAAGTTGTCTATTGCTCCAAATATTTTCAATATTTCTGAAACTTTGCATTTTGGTTTACCAATTATGCTTAATCCATTATTGATGATTCCTTTTATTATTACCCCATTAGCAACAATGGCATTTGGATATTTCATGACGATTATTGGATTCTCAGATATATTAGTATATGCTTTCCCTTGGACAACCCCGCCATTTATTAATGCCTGGATAGCTTCAGGTGGCAGTATTGGAACAGTAATTACCCAAGCACTATGTATTGTTATTTCCATTGCTATTTATACTCCATTTGTTATTATCGCTAATAAACAAAAGGATATTGTTTCACAATAG
- a CDS encoding 2-hydroxyacyl-CoA dehydratase: MEKKYYMGIDVGSTTIKIYITDQDDNCIYSKYERHYSDIQATIKTLINDVKEQFGNLEVTAVMTGSGGLSLSSCLDVKFVQEVIACTKTIETYIPECDVAIELGGEDAKITYFQGSLEQRMNGTCAGGTGAFIDQMASLLQTDAGGLNELAKNYQMIYPIASRCGVFAKTDVQPLINEGANKEDIAISIFQAVVNQTISGLACGKPIRGKVAFLGGPLYFLDQLRQRFIETLNLQDDEIIFPDNSQLFVAMGATLLAKEEEKPTTIEALIEKLDNIDETMLASEDTLDPLFADENDRNGFRHRHYINKVRKNDIKGYVGNVYLGLDVGSTTTKAVLIDDNDSLLYSFYDSNEGNPLDVVVKIVKDIYDFIPPNVKLVRSGVTGYGEALIKAALKVDMSEVETMAHYKAATYFKEDVSFILDIGGQDMKAIKIKDGIIQDILLNEACSSGCGSFIETFAKSLGYEVSDFAKLALESKAPIDLGSRCTVFMNSKVKQAQKEGAKVEDISAGLSYSVIKNALYKVIKLRSKEELGDSILVQGGTFYNEAVLRAFEKEAGVNAIRPDIAGLMGAFGIARLARESYQGEPTTLLTKDELENFTCQSEIRYCEKCTNHCMLTVSTFNDNSEYISGNRCERGANIPVSSKKLPNLFDYKYRRVFNYRSLTEDQAVRGTVGIPRVLNMYENYPFWHTFFTKLGFRVILSPRSSKAIYEKGIESIPSESVCYPAKLAHGHIEALIEKGIKYIFYPSLAYERKEFDNANNHYNCPVVTSYPEVIRNNVDNLENRSIIYRNPFMDLSNRKTLFNNLKDELRAFNVNDKELLSAINDAYDELAKCRQDIQDQGEMVLQYLKDNKMTGIVLSGRPYHVDPEINHGLADLITAEGMAVLSEDSVCHLDKDLDQLRVVDQWTYHSRLYRAASFVATQPNLELIQLTSFGCGLDAVTSDQVADILKARHKIYTLIKIDEGSNLGAIRIRIRSLKATIEKQAKNKKQLYPKYQPLKVPFTKEMRDQGYTILCPQMSPLHFQFVETAMQESGYNLVVLPSVDKGAVDAGLKYVNNDACYPSILVTGQIMEALLSGKYDLEKTAVIISQTGGGCRATNYIAFIRKALQDAGMPQVPVISANLQGLENNPGFKLTLPLIKKVVIGAMYGDIFMRVLYRVRPYEVIPGSANDLYQSWVERCQENVKNGSIKQFRKNVYQIVKEFDELPLLDIKKPRVGLVGEILVKFHPTANNEIVEIIEREGGEAVMPDLIDFFQYCFYNTDFENEHFHASKNSARICNLAIKFVDLLRHDMIKALKKSNRFDPPASIQHLAKKASSIVSIGNQTGEGWFLTGEMIELIESGAPNIVCMQPFGCLPNHVTGKGAIKALRKAYPESNIVAIDYDPGASEVNQLNRIKLMLSTAFKNMNKKPE, from the coding sequence ATGGAAAAGAAGTATTACATGGGAATTGACGTTGGGTCAACTACGATAAAAATTTATATTACGGATCAGGATGATAATTGTATCTATTCAAAATATGAGCGACATTATTCTGATATCCAAGCAACAATTAAAACATTAATCAATGATGTTAAAGAACAATTTGGTAATTTAGAAGTAACGGCTGTGATGACAGGTTCAGGGGGGTTATCACTTTCTTCATGTCTAGATGTTAAATTTGTTCAAGAAGTAATTGCCTGCACAAAAACAATTGAAACTTATATTCCTGAATGTGATGTTGCAATTGAACTTGGTGGAGAGGATGCTAAAATAACTTATTTTCAAGGTTCACTGGAACAAAGAATGAATGGAACTTGTGCAGGGGGAACTGGAGCTTTTATTGACCAGATGGCATCATTACTTCAAACTGATGCTGGAGGATTGAATGAATTAGCGAAAAATTATCAAATGATTTATCCAATTGCTTCACGTTGTGGAGTATTTGCGAAAACTGATGTACAGCCTCTAATTAACGAAGGGGCAAACAAAGAGGATATTGCGATTTCAATTTTTCAAGCAGTAGTCAATCAGACGATCAGTGGTCTTGCCTGTGGTAAACCAATCCGTGGTAAAGTAGCTTTTTTAGGGGGGCCGTTATATTTTTTAGATCAATTAAGACAACGTTTTATTGAAACCTTAAATTTACAAGATGACGAAATTATTTTTCCTGATAATTCTCAACTGTTTGTTGCCATGGGAGCTACTCTATTAGCGAAAGAAGAAGAAAAGCCAACAACGATTGAAGCGTTGATTGAGAAATTAGATAATATTGATGAAACAATGCTTGCTAGCGAAGATACACTAGACCCACTATTTGCTGATGAAAATGATCGAAATGGGTTTAGACATCGTCATTATATTAATAAAGTTCGAAAAAATGATATTAAGGGGTATGTCGGGAATGTGTATTTAGGTTTAGATGTTGGTTCTACAACAACTAAAGCGGTATTGATCGATGATAATGATTCTTTATTATACTCTTTCTATGATTCAAATGAAGGTAATCCGCTAGATGTGGTAGTAAAAATAGTCAAAGATATTTATGATTTTATTCCTCCTAATGTTAAATTAGTTCGTAGTGGAGTCACTGGTTATGGTGAAGCATTAATCAAGGCGGCTCTTAAAGTTGATATGAGTGAAGTGGAAACGATGGCTCATTATAAGGCTGCTACTTATTTTAAAGAAGATGTAAGTTTCATTTTAGATATTGGTGGTCAAGATATGAAAGCAATCAAGATCAAGGATGGAATTATTCAAGATATTTTATTAAATGAGGCTTGTTCAAGTGGATGTGGTTCATTTATTGAGACTTTTGCTAAATCCTTAGGATACGAGGTGAGTGATTTTGCAAAGCTGGCATTAGAGTCAAAAGCGCCAATCGACTTAGGAAGTCGTTGTACTGTATTTATGAACTCAAAAGTAAAACAAGCCCAAAAAGAAGGGGCAAAAGTTGAAGATATTAGTGCTGGTTTATCATATTCAGTAATCAAAAATGCTCTATATAAAGTAATTAAATTAAGAAGTAAAGAAGAACTAGGGGACAGTATTTTAGTCCAGGGGGGAACTTTTTATAATGAGGCAGTATTAAGAGCGTTCGAAAAAGAAGCTGGTGTTAATGCCATTCGTCCAGATATTGCAGGATTGATGGGAGCTTTTGGGATTGCCCGTTTAGCCCGAGAAAGTTACCAAGGAGAACCGACAACCTTATTAACTAAGGATGAATTAGAAAATTTCACTTGTCAAAGTGAAATTAGATATTGTGAAAAATGTACTAACCACTGTATGTTGACCGTATCTACATTTAATGATAATAGTGAGTATATTAGTGGTAACCGTTGTGAACGTGGAGCCAATATACCAGTTTCATCAAAGAAATTACCAAATTTATTTGATTACAAATATCGTCGTGTCTTTAACTATCGTTCACTAACTGAAGATCAGGCTGTGCGTGGGACTGTGGGAATTCCTCGAGTATTGAATATGTATGAAAATTATCCGTTTTGGCATACTTTCTTTACTAAATTAGGATTTAGAGTAATTCTTTCTCCTCGCTCATCTAAAGCAATTTATGAAAAGGGCATTGAATCAATTCCATCAGAAAGTGTTTGTTACCCAGCTAAATTAGCACATGGGCATATTGAAGCTTTGATTGAGAAAGGTATAAAATATATTTTCTATCCAAGTCTAGCTTATGAACGTAAAGAATTTGATAATGCTAATAATCATTATAATTGTCCGGTCGTTACTTCATATCCAGAAGTAATTCGTAATAATGTTGATAATCTGGAGAATCGCAGTATTATCTATCGAAATCCATTTATGGACCTAAGCAATCGAAAAACTTTATTCAATAACTTAAAGGATGAATTGCGGGCATTTAATGTTAACGACAAAGAATTATTGAGTGCAATTAATGATGCTTATGATGAATTAGCTAAATGTCGGCAAGATATTCAAGATCAAGGAGAAATGGTTTTACAATATCTTAAAGATAATAAGATGACAGGAATTGTTTTATCTGGACGTCCATATCATGTTGATCCGGAAATCAACCATGGATTAGCTGATTTGATTACAGCTGAGGGCATGGCAGTTCTTAGTGAAGATAGTGTTTGCCACTTAGATAAGGATTTAGATCAATTGCGAGTAGTCGATCAATGGACATATCACTCAAGATTGTATCGGGCTGCTTCATTTGTAGCAACTCAGCCTAATTTAGAGTTGATTCAATTGACTTCATTTGGTTGTGGGCTAGATGCTGTGACTAGTGATCAAGTTGCTGATATTTTAAAAGCTCGTCATAAAATCTATACTTTGATTAAAATTGATGAGGGGAGCAATCTTGGGGCAATTAGAATCCGAATTCGTTCATTAAAAGCAACGATTGAAAAACAAGCTAAAAACAAAAAACAGCTCTATCCAAAATATCAGCCCTTAAAAGTACCTTTTACTAAAGAGATGCGTGATCAAGGTTATACTATTTTATGCCCGCAGATGTCACCTTTACATTTCCAATTTGTAGAGACAGCAATGCAGGAGTCTGGTTATAATTTAGTGGTTTTACCATCAGTTGATAAAGGGGCAGTTGATGCTGGTTTAAAATATGTTAATAATGATGCTTGTTATCCAAGTATTTTAGTTACGGGTCAAATTATGGAAGCTTTATTGAGTGGTAAGTATGATTTAGAAAAGACTGCTGTAATTATATCGCAAACTGGCGGAGGATGCCGTGCTACTAATTATATCGCCTTTATCCGTAAAGCATTGCAAGATGCAGGAATGCCTCAAGTACCTGTTATTTCTGCCAATCTTCAAGGTTTGGAAAATAATCCTGGATTTAAATTAACTTTGCCACTAATTAAAAAGGTAGTAATTGGGGCAATGTACGGTGATATTTTCATGCGAGTATTATATCGAGTTCGACCTTATGAAGTAATTCCAGGAAGTGCAAATGATTTATATCAATCATGGGTTGAACGATGTCAAGAAAATGTAAAAAATGGAAGTATTAAACAATTTAGAAAAAATGTTTATCAAATTGTTAAAGAATTTGATGAATTACCACTATTAGATATAAAAAAACCACGGGTTGGTTTAGTTGGTGAAATCTTAGTAAAATTTCATCCAACTGCAAATAATGAAATTGTAGAAATAATTGAACGTGAAGGTGGCGAAGCAGTAATGCCTGATTTAATAGATTTCTTCCAATATTGTTTCTATAATACTGATTTTGAAAATGAACATTTTCATGCTTCTAAAAATTCTGCACGAATTTGTAATTTAGCAATTAAGTTTGTTGATTTACTTCGTCATGATATGATCAAAGCTTTAAAGAAATCTAATCGTTTTGATCCTCCTGCATCAATCCAACATTTAGCTAAAAAAGCTAGTTCGATTGTTTCGATTGGAAATCAGACGGGAGAAGGATGGTTCTTAACGGGTGAGATGATTGAACTAATTGAATCAGGAGCTCCTAATATTGTTTGTATGCAGCCATTCGGATGTTTGCCAAACCATGTTACGGGTAAAGGGGCAATTAAAGCTTTACGCAAAGCTTATCCTGAAAGTAATATCGTGGCAATAGACTATGATCCTGGTGCAAGTGAGGTTAATCAATTAAATCGTATTAAATTAATGCTTTCAACTGCATTTAAGAACATGAATAAAAAACCAGAGTAA